The Trichomycterus rosablanca isolate fTriRos1 chromosome 20, fTriRos1.hap1, whole genome shotgun sequence genomic interval GCTCGACATGCCTTCGGCAGACGTTGCCACCCAGCTCGCACATGCTTGGAACCCTGAGGACCGCTCCCTCAACCTGTTCATCAAGGACGAGGATCGGCTGACGTTTCATCGCCACCCTGTGGCGCAGAGCACGGACTGTGTACGGGGTAAGGTGGGCTTCACGCGGGGCCTTCACGCTTGGACAGTCCGGTGGCCGGTGCGCCAACGTGGCACGCATGCCGTTGTTGGGGTTGCGACCGCTCAGGCACCGCTGCACGCTGTAGGGTACACGGCGCTAGTCGGCAGCGACGCGGAGTCCTGGGGCTGGGATTTTGGACGGTGCAAACTCTACCATGACAGAAAGAGCCAAACGGGGTCGGCGACCACGTACCCATGCAACCAGAATGAGGAGGAGGATTACAATTTCTCAGTGCCGGAGGAGGTGGTAGTAGTCTTGGACATGGATGAGGGCACACTGGGCTTCTGTGCAGACGGCCACTTCTTGGGGGTGGCTTTTTGTGGCCTTAAAGGGAAGAGGTTATATCCAGTTGTCAGTTCTGTGTGGGGGCACTGTGAGGTCACTATGACTTACATCAACGGACTAGAGCGTAAGTATTGCGTATGTTTTGATGGATGTGAATGATGGACCTTATCTAGATGTTATTAGTAAAACTGTGTTTCTCCTTGCAGCTGAGCCTTTGCCACTCATGGAGCTGTGCAGGAGAGCAGCTCGCCAGGCCTTGGGACGCAATCGCTTTCACCAAATCCACACGCTTCCTCTACCTCAGGCCCTCAAAAACTATCTGCAGTACCAGTGAGGGACTCTCATTCATCCCCGAATTACCTACAGCACCAGTCAGGGGatcaaatgtgttaaacatggcattaaaatacaaacaaacaaacacagcacCAGTCAGGGGatcaaatgtgttaaacatggcattaaaatacaaacaaacaaacacagcacCAGTCAGGGGatcaaatgtgttaaacatggcattaaaatacaaacaaacaaacacagcacCAGTCAGGGGatcaaatgtgttaaacatggcattaaaatacaaacaaacaaacacagcacCAGTCAGGGGatcaaatgtgttaaacatggcattaaaatacaaataaacaaacacagcacCAGTCAGGGGATCACAATCAGCCCTTAACTATCCATAGAACCAGTCTGGGGATCATATCCAGCCCTTAACTATTCATAAAACCAGTCAGGGGATCACATTCAGCCCTTAACTACCTACAGCACCAGTTTAGGGTATCACAATCAGCCCTTAACTATCCATAGAACCAGTCTGGGGATCATATCCAGCCCTTAACTATTCATAAAACCAGTCAGGGGATCACATTCAGCCCTTAACTACCTACAGCACCAGTTTAGGGTATCACAATCAGCCCTTAACTATCCATAGAACCAGTCTGGGGGTCATATCCAGCCCTTAACTATTCATAAAACCAGTCAGGGGATCACATTCAGCCCTAAACTATCTATAGAACCAGTCAGGGGATCATATCCAGACCCAAACTACCTACAGCACCAGTCTAATACCTATTGtagccattaaatgacacacgtgttaaacatggcattaaaatacaaacaaacaaaaacacagcaccagTCAGGGGATCACATCCAGACCCAAACTACCTACAGCACCAGTCAGGGTATCACATTCAGCCCTTAACTATCCATAGAACCAGTCAGGGGATCTCATTCAGCCATAAACTATCAATAGAAGCAGTCAGGGGATCACATTCAGCCCCAAACTACCTACAGCACCAGCCAGGGGATCACATTCAGCCCCAAACTATCTGCAGCACCAGCCAGGGGATCACATTCAGCCCCAAACTATCTACAGCACCAGCCAGGGGATCACATTCAGCCCCAAACTATCTACAGCACCAGCCAGGGGATCACATTCAGCCCCAAACTATCTACAGCACCAGCCAGGGGATCACATTCAGCCCCAAACTATCTACAGCACCAGCCAGGGGATCACATTCAGCCCCAAACTATCTACAGCACCAGCCAGGGGATCACATTCAGCCCCAAACTATCTACAGCACCAGCCAGGGGATCACATTCAGCCCCAAACTATCT includes:
- the spsb4b gene encoding SPRY domain-containing SOCS box protein 4b produces the protein MGQRVSGVVKSAQECERPELALRVALEPIGRHGRQGLGIPFSPRLEMLLDMPSADVATQLAHAWNPEDRSLNLFIKDEDRLTFHRHPVAQSTDCVRGKVGFTRGLHAWTVRWPVRQRGTHAVVGVATAQAPLHAVGYTALVGSDAESWGWDFGRCKLYHDRKSQTGSATTYPCNQNEEEDYNFSVPEEVVVVLDMDEGTLGFCADGHFLGVAFCGLKGKRLYPVVSSVWGHCEVTMTYINGLEPEPLPLMELCRRAARQALGRNRFHQIHTLPLPQALKNYLQYQ